In Desulfoferula mesophila, the genomic window GATCGACAACCAAGACCTGCTCAGAAACCCCTATTCGGTGATTTTGGTCAACCCGGCCAAGTGCCCCAAGGCCAAGTATGCCCAAGCCAAAAAGTTCGCCGAGTTCTTGCTCTCGCCCCAGGGGCAGAAAATCATCGCCGACTATAAGGCTGACGGCAAAAAGCTCTTTTGGCCGGCGCACCCGCCCAAGTAGCCGGCGCGCCGCTAAATTAGGGTTTGGTCGAACCGGAAGGCCACCCCTAGACTGAGAAAGAGTTGTGATTCTCCGCTCCCGCCGCCGGGGCGGAGCCTGCGGTAACTTGTGCCAATGAGACCAGCGGCGGTTTACGGAGATAGGCATGAACTCGCGCATGATCAAACGCCTGGCCGTGGTGGCCCTGGTGATAGCGGCCATCCTGGCTTTTTGGCTGTTGGACTTGGGACAATATTTTTCCCTGAGCTACGTCAAGGAATCCCAGGCACGTTTCCAGGCCTATTACGCCCAGCATCCGGCGCTCATGCTGGGCGGCTACTTCTTGCTCTACATCCTGGTGACCGCCTTTTCCCTGCCCGGCGCGGCGGTGATGACCCTGTTGGGCGGGGCCTTGTTCGGCTTTTGGTGGACCCTGTTGGTGGTCTCCTTTGCCAGCAGCATCGGCGCCACCCTGGCCTGCTTTTTCGCCCGCTTCGTGCTGGGCAATTGGGTGCAGCACCGGTTCGGCGACAAGCTGGAGCCCATCAACCGGGGCGTGGACAGGGAAGGGCCCTTCTATTTGTTCACCCTGCGCCTGGTGCCCCTGTTTCCCTTCTTTGTCATCAACCTGGTGATGGGCCTGACCAAGATGCCGCTCAGGACCTTCTATTGGGTAAGTCAGTTGGGCATGCTGCCGGGCACCGCGGTGTTCACCAACGCGGGCAAACAGCTGGGGCAGATCGATTCCCTGGGAGGCATCCTGTCCCCCGGTCTGATCGCCAGCTTCGTGATCCTGGGCCTGTTTCCCCTGGTGGTCAAAAAGGCCCTGGCCTGGTATCGCCGCCGCACCGGCCGCCAGGCCATCATCGAACCATAGGAGGCGCCATGGCGGGCTTTGATTACGACGTGGGCATCTTGGGAGGCGGGTCGGCGGGGCTGACCCTGGCCTCGGGCGCGGCCCAGCTGGGGGCCAAGGTGCTGCTCATCGAAAAGGAGCCCCACCTGGGCGGCGACTGCCTGCACTACGGCTGCGTGCCCAGCAAGACCCTCATCCACAGCGCCGCGGTTTACCATCTGCTCAACACCTCGGCCCGCTTCGGCCTGCCCCAGATACCGCCACCGCCGGTGGACTACGCCCAGGTGGCGGCGCGCATCAAGGGGGTGATCGCGGCCATCCAAAAGCACGACAGCGCCGAGCGTTTCTGTGAGCTGGGGGCCCGGGTGCGCTTTGGAGCGGCCCGCTTCGTGGACGAGCACAGCGTGGACCTGGACGGCGAGCGCGTCTCGGCCAAAGCCTGGCTCATCGCCACCGGCTCGTCTCCCGCCCTGCCGCCGGTGCCGGGCCTGACCGAAGTTCCCCACCTGACCAACAAGGACATTTTTTATCTGGAGAAGCTTCCCCAGAGCATGATCATCCTGGGCGGGGGGCCCATCGCCCTGGAGATGGCCCAGGCCTTCCAGCGCCTGGGCTGCCAGGTGAGCGTGGTGCAGCG contains:
- a CDS encoding TVP38/TMEM64 family protein, which gives rise to MNSRMIKRLAVVALVIAAILAFWLLDLGQYFSLSYVKESQARFQAYYAQHPALMLGGYFLLYILVTAFSLPGAAVMTLLGGALFGFWWTLLVVSFASSIGATLACFFARFVLGNWVQHRFGDKLEPINRGVDREGPFYLFTLRLVPLFPFFVINLVMGLTKMPLRTFYWVSQLGMLPGTAVFTNAGKQLGQIDSLGGILSPGLIASFVILGLFPLVVKKALAWYRRRTGRQAIIEP